From Diaminobutyricibacter sp. McL0608, one genomic window encodes:
- a CDS encoding SAM-dependent methyltransferase produces the protein MTGIVDVSSDWLALREGEDARARSQELALAAAKLLPPGPVVVHDLGSGTGSMMRWLAPLLPGPQRWVLHDWNVRLTERALDDAPPVDRAGLPVAVETRSGALAQLTASDLDGASLVTASALLDVLTARELHAIVDACVDVGSPALFALSVTGDAELSPYDPRDAIVGRAFNAHQRRLADGRSLLGRYGAPIARGLFALAGWRVRETTTQWHLDDREPGLLAEWFDGWVDAAVEQTPELRDESAAYRRLRAAQLARGELSAVIRHRDLLAWPR, from the coding sequence ATGACCGGGATCGTGGATGTCAGCTCGGACTGGCTCGCACTTCGGGAGGGGGAGGATGCACGCGCGCGTTCGCAGGAGCTCGCCCTGGCCGCGGCGAAACTGCTCCCGCCCGGCCCGGTCGTGGTGCACGATTTGGGCAGCGGCACCGGTTCGATGATGCGGTGGCTGGCCCCGCTGCTTCCCGGTCCCCAGCGGTGGGTGCTCCACGACTGGAACGTGCGCCTCACCGAACGCGCGCTCGACGACGCTCCCCCGGTCGATCGCGCGGGTCTACCCGTGGCCGTCGAGACCCGCAGCGGCGCGCTGGCCCAGCTCACAGCATCCGATCTCGACGGCGCTTCGCTCGTCACCGCATCCGCTCTGCTCGACGTACTGACGGCGCGCGAGCTGCACGCGATCGTGGATGCGTGCGTCGACGTCGGCTCGCCCGCCCTCTTCGCCCTCAGTGTCACCGGCGATGCCGAGCTCAGCCCGTACGATCCTCGCGACGCGATCGTCGGGCGCGCCTTCAATGCACACCAGCGGCGGCTTGCCGACGGTCGCAGTCTCCTCGGCCGATACGGCGCCCCGATCGCGCGCGGGCTGTTCGCCCTGGCCGGGTGGCGTGTCCGTGAGACGACGACGCAGTGGCATCTCGACGACCGCGAACCGGGCCTCCTCGCCGAATGGTTCGACGGATGGGTCGACGCTGCCGTCGAGCAGACCCCCGAACTGCGCGACGAGAGCGCAGCCTACCGCCGGTTGCGGGCGGCCCAGCTGGCTCGAGGCGAGTTGTCCGCCGTCATCCGCCACCGAGATCTGCTGGCGTGGCCGCGATGA